In the genome of Paenibacillus sp. FSL R5-0766, one region contains:
- a CDS encoding hemolysin family protein, whose product MSDPLPSILNLVIIGLLVLMNGFFVSAEFAMVKVRGSRIEALVETGNKNAIYASNIIRNLDAYLSACQLGITLASLGLGWLGEPAIAHLLEPMFTAFGLGPVYVHGISIAIAFVIITILHIVLGELAPKTMAIRKSETITLWSAALLTFFYKLMYPFIWALNGMANGLLRLFRMAPASEMDSAHSEDEIRILMKESNKSGLIDNTELALVDNIFDFTDTTAREIMIPRTEMICLNANESMLENLEIASESMRTRYPVYNGDKDHIIGFIHIKDLMRSQLTDTISVIRPILAVPDTTLISDLLKRMQRSKTQIAILIDEYGGTSGLVTLEDIMEEIVGEIQDEFDHERPVIEQVDEMEYSIDGLMLIEEVSERFGLEMDRADYDTIGGWLYSRVDAIPPEVGQSVEYGGYVFVIQETEHKRISRVNVIKLELLVEEEGA is encoded by the coding sequence TTGAGTGACCCCTTACCGAGTATTTTAAATTTAGTAATCATTGGTTTACTTGTATTAATGAATGGTTTCTTTGTGTCGGCGGAATTTGCGATGGTGAAAGTTCGTGGAAGCCGGATTGAGGCTTTGGTGGAAACAGGCAACAAAAATGCCATCTATGCTTCCAATATCATACGTAATCTGGATGCATATCTGTCAGCTTGCCAACTAGGTATAACTTTGGCTTCACTGGGACTCGGGTGGCTGGGAGAACCGGCAATTGCACATCTGTTAGAGCCCATGTTTACCGCATTTGGACTGGGACCAGTCTACGTTCATGGAATCTCTATTGCCATTGCATTTGTGATTATTACGATCTTGCACATTGTACTGGGAGAACTTGCTCCCAAAACGATGGCGATTCGAAAGTCTGAGACGATCACGTTGTGGTCTGCGGCTTTGCTGACGTTCTTCTACAAGTTAATGTATCCATTCATATGGGCACTGAACGGTATGGCTAACGGCTTGTTGAGACTGTTCCGAATGGCACCAGCTTCGGAGATGGACTCCGCACATAGCGAAGATGAAATACGCATTCTGATGAAAGAAAGCAATAAGAGCGGTTTAATTGATAACACTGAATTAGCACTTGTTGATAATATATTTGATTTTACGGATACAACTGCCCGTGAAATTATGATTCCGCGGACGGAAATGATCTGTCTGAACGCCAATGAGTCCATGCTGGAGAATCTGGAGATTGCCAGTGAGAGTATGCGAACAAGGTATCCGGTATATAACGGAGACAAGGATCATATTATCGGCTTTATTCACATTAAGGATCTGATGCGATCCCAACTTACGGATACCATCTCCGTAATCCGGCCCATCCTGGCTGTGCCAGATACTACGCTGATCAGTGATCTGCTCAAGCGTATGCAGCGTAGCAAGACACAGATTGCGATTCTGATTGATGAATACGGAGGAACCTCCGGGCTTGTCACACTTGAAGATATCATGGAAGAGATCGTAGGCGAGATTCAGGATGAATTCGACCATGAGCGTCCTGTCATTGAGCAAGTGGATGAGATGGAATACTCCATTGATGGATTGATGCTGATTGAAGAAGTCAGCGAACGATTCGGACTGGAGATGGATCGTGCCGATTACGATACCATCGGGGGCTGGCTGTACTCCAGAGTAGATGCCATTCCACCTGAGGTCGGTCAATCGGTTGAGTATGGGGGTTATGTATTTGTCATTCAAGAGACAGAGCATAAGCGGATTTCCCGAGTAAATGTGATTAAGCTGGAACTATTGGTTGAAGAAGAAGGCGCGTAG
- a CDS encoding MerR family transcriptional regulator: MNQYTAKRISEILQEDDTKMNLRTVRYYTQIGMVPPLELVGNKRVYTDKHIHYFRAIITLSRTGENLASIQEKLKLLSVEEVEKIGQLMSLYSPDRVLENETLTITDDVSITLSPRVSAELKQKVIDSVSQVLRGGI; this comes from the coding sequence ATGAATCAGTACACTGCAAAGCGTATCTCAGAAATTCTTCAAGAAGATGATACTAAGATGAATCTGAGGACGGTTCGGTACTATACACAAATAGGTATGGTTCCTCCGTTAGAGTTGGTAGGAAATAAAAGAGTATACACCGATAAACACATTCATTATTTTCGAGCCATTATAACTTTATCAAGAACTGGTGAGAACTTAGCATCCATCCAAGAAAAATTGAAGCTTCTTTCTGTAGAGGAAGTGGAAAAAATCGGCCAATTGATGAGTTTATATAGTCCAGATCGTGTCTTGGAAAACGAAACTCTGACAATAACAGATGATGTTTCAATTACATTAAGTCCTCGAGTTTCTGCCGAATTAAAACAGAAGGTAATTGATTCTGTCTCACAGGTTTTAAGGGGGGGAATTTAA
- a CDS encoding sigma-70 family RNA polymerase sigma factor — protein MNSWIEGAMKGETEAYAQLMSQYRGMALSVAYHRLGDTFWAEDVVQEAFTEAFGNLSKLEAPEAFPGWFKVIVERQCYRWLRRKQHTMIPVQELEHVFHEEDQAHDPEKQAVQNEMHRTLRDSIAILPSSMRIAVELFYLEGYSLKEISDFLGVKVPALKKRLFDARSKLKRSMPVRDLVSVFSDLYEGGKGLLHIMNGDHAANRLRESGIQGDILVWRELYTFGPVAKEMGDTKERQNRASVLEQQLGIPQAEYLKIEELERKLHSFQQYKEIVLWFEYDLYDQTMLSYLLHYFKGQALQNTKLNLLCIDSYPEIEHFRGLGQLTSTQIERLSGSWHVIEKNELQAGAQFWEAYTSTDFRDHLDYLQADTSALPFAKAAFKAHLSRLPSVSNGLGLIEQATLETIREGVEHPYPLFREVGDKLHILGMGDLEYWAHLKRMTEGPHALLQMSGATTFPNFKQHDEKFRDGILSLTELGIQVLNEEVDWALLKQDEFWIGGLHNESGGRAKWRWNPASETVVEIESTS, from the coding sequence TTGAATTCATGGATTGAAGGAGCGATGAAGGGCGAAACGGAAGCTTATGCACAACTGATGTCTCAATATCGCGGGATGGCTCTTTCTGTTGCCTACCACCGGTTGGGGGATACATTTTGGGCTGAAGATGTCGTACAGGAGGCATTTACTGAAGCCTTTGGCAATCTGTCCAAGCTGGAAGCTCCTGAGGCTTTTCCCGGGTGGTTCAAGGTGATTGTGGAGAGGCAGTGTTATCGCTGGCTAAGACGCAAGCAGCATACCATGATTCCAGTTCAGGAGCTGGAGCATGTATTCCATGAAGAGGATCAGGCGCATGATCCGGAAAAACAAGCGGTGCAAAATGAAATGCATCGTACGCTTCGTGATTCCATTGCAATACTGCCATCATCGATGCGGATTGCTGTTGAACTGTTTTATTTGGAAGGATACTCGCTCAAGGAAATATCGGATTTCCTCGGGGTGAAGGTACCTGCATTAAAGAAAAGACTGTTCGATGCCCGATCCAAACTCAAGCGCTCTATGCCTGTGAGGGATCTGGTCTCTGTATTCAGTGACTTGTATGAAGGAGGAAAAGGATTGTTACACATTATGAATGGGGATCACGCTGCCAATCGTTTAAGAGAGAGTGGAATTCAGGGAGACATCTTGGTATGGAGAGAGTTGTATACGTTCGGCCCGGTAGCCAAAGAGATGGGAGATACGAAAGAGCGGCAGAATCGAGCTTCCGTGTTAGAGCAGCAGTTGGGCATTCCACAGGCGGAATACTTGAAGATTGAGGAGCTTGAACGCAAGTTGCATTCGTTTCAACAATACAAGGAAATTGTTTTATGGTTCGAATACGATCTCTATGATCAGACGATGTTATCGTATCTATTGCATTATTTCAAAGGACAAGCACTCCAGAATACAAAACTGAATCTGCTCTGTATTGACTCGTATCCAGAGATTGAGCACTTTAGAGGACTGGGACAGCTTACCTCCACACAGATTGAACGTCTGTCCGGCAGTTGGCATGTGATTGAGAAAAACGAATTACAAGCTGGTGCACAGTTCTGGGAAGCCTATACGTCGACTGATTTCCGGGATCATCTGGATTACTTGCAGGCAGACACTTCTGCGCTACCCTTTGCGAAAGCTGCCTTTAAGGCACATTTGTCCCGTCTGCCATCTGTATCGAACGGTCTGGGACTCATTGAGCAGGCAACACTGGAGACTATTAGAGAAGGTGTAGAGCATCCGTATCCATTATTTCGCGAGGTAGGAGACAAGCTGCATATTCTCGGGATGGGTGATCTTGAATACTGGGCACATCTGAAGCGGATGACAGAAGGACCTCATGCTCTTCTTCAGATGAGCGGTGCAACCACTTTCCCTAATTTCAAGCAGCATGATGAAAAATTCCGTGACGGAATCTTGTCGCTAACGGAACTCGGAATTCAGGTGTTGAATGAAGAAGTCGATTGGGCGCTGCTGAAGCAGGATGAATTCTGGATCGGTGGATTACATAACGAAAGCGGGGGACGAGCGAAGTGGCGCTGGAATCCCGCTTCGGAAACCGTAGTGGAGATTGAGTCGACATCGTAA
- the gerQ gene encoding spore coat protein GerQ has protein sequence MPAMSPMPGMVSPSSTSVPPLVSSGSPMTPTGAVITTTAPQFEQSYIENILRLNLGKFGTFYMTYEGNKEWNARIFQGIIEAAGRDHIIISDPKTGRRIMLLMVNFDYATFDEPLLYQYPGVVGNYPQAPSR, from the coding sequence ATGCCTGCCATGTCACCAATGCCAGGGATGGTATCACCAAGCTCAACAAGTGTACCCCCACTCGTATCCAGTGGAAGCCCAATGACACCAACGGGTGCAGTGATTACAACAACGGCTCCACAGTTTGAGCAGTCATACATTGAGAATATTTTACGTTTGAATCTTGGTAAATTCGGTACATTCTACATGACATATGAAGGCAACAAAGAATGGAACGCTCGTATATTCCAAGGTATTATTGAAGCAGCGGGCCGTGACCATATTATCATCAGTGACCCGAAGACAGGAAGACGGATCATGCTGTTGATGGTCAACTTCGACTATGCTACATTTGATGAGCCGTTGTTGTATCAATATCCGGGTGTGGTAGGCAATTACCCGCAAGCTCCAAGCAGATAA
- a CDS encoding cell wall hydrolase — translation MAVIKANSEDVKLLARLMRAEAEGDGEQGMLLVGNVSVNRVLVDCLDFKDIRDINRMVFQNPGGYESTQKGYFYQRARQSEIRLAQRVINGERFWPASNSLWFFRPVAECPATWYDQQNTGRFKAHCFFSPSGEDCPEVY, via the coding sequence ATGGCTGTTATTAAAGCCAACTCAGAGGACGTCAAGCTGCTGGCTAGGCTCATGAGGGCAGAGGCTGAAGGTGACGGCGAACAGGGTATGTTGCTTGTGGGCAATGTAAGTGTGAACCGGGTGCTGGTGGATTGTCTGGATTTTAAGGATATTCGCGATATCAATCGTATGGTATTCCAGAATCCAGGAGGATACGAGTCAACACAGAAGGGGTACTTTTACCAACGGGCAAGACAGTCCGAGATTCGTCTCGCACAACGGGTGATCAATGGAGAGCGCTTCTGGCCTGCCAGCAATTCATTGTGGTTCTTCCGACCTGTGGCCGAGTGTCCGGCAACGTGGTATGACCAGCAAAATACAGGACGTTTCAAAGCGCATTGTTTCTTCAGTCCTTCAGGCGAAGACTGTCCGGAAGTATATTAA
- a CDS encoding glucose 1-dehydrogenase: MSYTDQVVVVTGAAQGIGRSVAEAYAVAGAKVVLADYQEAEGAAAAASIRNEGGEAIFVQCDVRSEQDITNLFRTTVEEFKQIDVLVNNAGLAKWKSPYELTLEEWDDVLNTNVRSCFLASREAAKHMKSNEHGGAIINMASTRALMSEPDTEAYAASKGAIVALTHALAVSLGKDQIRVNCISPGWIETGDVEKLKKEDHEQHPSGRVGVPSDISRACLYLSDPSNTFVTGTNLVIDGGMTRKMIYED; the protein is encoded by the coding sequence ATGTCATATACAGATCAGGTCGTTGTTGTAACCGGTGCCGCTCAGGGAATAGGACGGAGTGTGGCTGAGGCTTATGCAGTCGCCGGGGCCAAAGTCGTACTTGCCGACTACCAGGAAGCAGAAGGGGCTGCAGCCGCAGCTTCCATTCGTAATGAAGGCGGAGAAGCCATCTTTGTGCAATGTGATGTTCGGAGCGAGCAGGATATTACGAATCTTTTTCGGACAACCGTGGAAGAATTCAAACAAATTGATGTTCTGGTGAATAATGCAGGACTCGCCAAGTGGAAGTCACCCTATGAGCTGACGCTGGAAGAATGGGACGATGTACTCAATACCAATGTGAGAAGTTGCTTTTTGGCGAGTCGGGAAGCAGCCAAACATATGAAAAGCAATGAACACGGGGGTGCCATTATCAACATGGCTTCTACCCGTGCGCTGATGTCTGAGCCGGACACCGAAGCTTATGCCGCATCCAAAGGAGCGATTGTAGCTCTGACGCATGCGCTGGCGGTCTCACTGGGCAAGGACCAAATTCGGGTCAATTGTATCAGTCCGGGATGGATTGAGACAGGTGATGTGGAGAAATTGAAAAAGGAGGATCATGAACAGCATCCCTCCGGTCGTGTGGGTGTTCCTTCGGATATCTCCCGTGCTTGTTTATATTTGTCTGACCCAAGCAATACCTTTGTCACAGGGACCAACCTCGTTATTGATGGAGGCATGACCCGAAAAATGATATATGAGGACTAG
- a CDS encoding DUF2500 domain-containing protein, translated as MGIESSWMFDLFGTVFPVVFVLIIGIVLLSMGKEVWRWGRNNSEPLLTVPSRITSRRMKMSQSQSEPGSTARTLYYVTFEVESGDRLEFKVNGEEYGLCAEGDEGRLSFKGTRYVGFERYNRVYSERLRG; from the coding sequence ATGGGCATTGAATCATCCTGGATGTTTGATTTGTTTGGAACCGTCTTTCCGGTTGTATTTGTTCTGATTATAGGTATAGTCCTTCTGTCGATGGGAAAGGAGGTATGGAGGTGGGGACGCAACAACTCGGAGCCGCTATTGACCGTGCCTTCACGAATCACCAGCAGACGGATGAAGATGAGTCAGTCGCAATCTGAACCGGGTAGTACAGCACGAACGTTATACTACGTCACCTTTGAAGTAGAAAGTGGAGATCGGCTTGAATTCAAAGTCAATGGTGAAGAGTATGGTTTGTGCGCTGAGGGGGATGAAGGACGGCTCTCGTTCAAAGGAACGCGTTATGTAGGCTTCGAGCGATATAATCGCGTATATTCTGAACGTCTACGTGGTTAA
- a CDS encoding collagen-like protein has translation MSYSEVKKRMKRKKATFHPCKVKRKERRLKVVKKFVRVKCPPPEVNISTPTVVGPTGPQGIQGVQGIQGRQGVEGPPGAQGPAGGPPGPQGPQGQPGPAGAVGSQGPVGPAGPMGAQGIPGEAGAVGPQGPQGNPGPAGAIGPQGFPGPAGAVGPTGATGAIGPAGAVGPAGPTGATGAIGPAGAVGPAGPVGATGAVGPAGAVGSAGPVGATGAVGPAGAVGPTGATGVAGPAGATGAAGSVLGFADFFALMPPDNAATVAPGTDVSFPQDGPTSGTTIARTGPSSFNLAAIGTYQILFHVSIDEAGQLILTLNGADLAPTVVGRATGTSQIVGISLVQTTVINSILTVRNPAGNATALTITPLAGGTRPVSAHLVITQLV, from the coding sequence GTGAGTTATTCAGAAGTGAAGAAACGTATGAAGAGAAAAAAGGCAACATTCCATCCGTGTAAAGTTAAAAGGAAAGAACGCCGATTGAAAGTGGTCAAAAAGTTCGTTCGAGTAAAATGCCCGCCTCCAGAAGTGAATATATCTACCCCTACTGTTGTTGGCCCAACAGGACCACAAGGTATTCAAGGCGTACAGGGCATCCAAGGTAGACAAGGGGTTGAAGGGCCACCTGGAGCTCAAGGACCAGCAGGGGGGCCACCTGGACCACAAGGGCCTCAGGGACAGCCTGGTCCTGCTGGAGCGGTAGGCTCTCAAGGTCCGGTTGGGCCCGCTGGACCCATGGGAGCTCAGGGGATTCCAGGAGAAGCAGGTGCCGTAGGGCCACAGGGTCCGCAAGGTAATCCAGGTCCTGCAGGTGCCATCGGACCTCAAGGTTTTCCTGGCCCCGCTGGAGCAGTAGGCCCAACAGGTGCAACAGGAGCAATAGGCCCTGCTGGAGCAGTAGGCCCGGCCGGCCCAACAGGTGCAACAGGAGCAATAGGCCCTGCTGGAGCAGTAGGCCCGGCCGGACCAGTCGGTGCAACGGGAGCGGTAGGTCCCGCTGGAGCAGTAGGCTCGGCCGGACCAGTCGGCGCAACAGGAGCGGTAGGTCCTGCTGGAGCAGTGGGCCCGACAGGTGCGACTGGAGTAGCTGGTCCCGCTGGAGCCACAGGAGCAGCCGGAAGCGTACTTGGATTCGCGGATTTTTTCGCGTTGATGCCACCCGATAATGCTGCAACAGTTGCTCCCGGTACGGATGTAAGCTTTCCTCAAGATGGGCCGACAAGTGGAACGACTATCGCACGTACGGGGCCGAGTTCATTCAATCTGGCAGCTATTGGTACGTATCAGATTTTGTTCCATGTGAGCATCGATGAAGCCGGTCAATTAATCTTAACCCTCAATGGGGCAGATTTGGCTCCTACTGTAGTTGGGCGAGCAACGGGAACGTCTCAGATTGTGGGTATTTCTTTGGTGCAGACAACCGTAATTAATTCTATTCTGACCGTGCGGAACCCGGCTGGTAATGCTACTGCATTAACCATCACGCCACTTGCAGGCGGAACAAGACCTGTATCGGCACATCTTGTGATCACACAATTAGTATGA
- a CDS encoding C39 family peptidase: protein MFLNVLLWLIILWVISLYFSFPKKDRMYIVNVPSTYYIQSSNRLDIQKNYECAAFSSAFVLRHFGLESNGTKLYETYPRKLLDGTVYPKAVVVFFRKLGFQAMYLRGNVNTLKKQISQGVPVILFIRVHPKQRYLHFVPVVGYDETHFYLAESLDHKINCDEKYYNRKISISELNMLWRSWLPFSQNSYIVVHPMQI, encoded by the coding sequence TTGTTTCTCAATGTATTACTTTGGTTGATTATTCTCTGGGTGATCTCCCTTTATTTCAGTTTTCCTAAGAAAGATCGCATGTACATAGTCAATGTGCCAAGCACATATTACATTCAATCTTCAAATCGGTTGGATATTCAGAAAAACTACGAATGCGCTGCATTTTCCAGTGCGTTTGTCTTGAGACATTTCGGTTTGGAGTCCAACGGAACAAAGCTATATGAAACCTATCCTCGCAAATTACTGGATGGGACGGTATATCCCAAAGCGGTTGTTGTTTTTTTCAGGAAGCTAGGATTTCAGGCAATGTACTTACGAGGAAATGTGAATACGTTGAAGAAACAGATCAGCCAGGGTGTGCCTGTTATTTTATTTATTAGAGTACATCCCAAACAACGTTATTTGCATTTTGTTCCCGTCGTTGGCTATGATGAAACACATTTTTACTTGGCAGAATCGTTAGACCACAAGATTAATTGTGATGAAAAATATTACAATCGAAAAATCAGTATAAGTGAACTCAATATGTTATGGAGGTCCTGGTTACCTTTTTCTCAAAACTCCTATATCGTCGTACACCCAATGCAGATTTAA
- a CDS encoding AAA family ATPase → MRRLPLFVVTGASGTGKTTISSLVRKQLPEFDVFDMDIIDNVDWQIAKENWLRIAYNISLSGRGTVLCGTMVPENIASSDYIDRFDRIIYMNLHCDDVTRETRLRARGWDENLVEDHKNFANWLLQNSETAFDPPMQTIDTTELTAVGVSEQIKEWVLKNWCEE, encoded by the coding sequence ATGAGAAGATTACCGCTGTTTGTAGTGACAGGCGCAAGTGGAACAGGAAAAACAACGATTTCTTCGCTTGTTCGCAAGCAACTTCCCGAATTTGACGTATTTGATATGGATATCATCGATAACGTGGATTGGCAGATAGCCAAAGAGAATTGGTTAAGGATTGCGTATAACATATCGCTAAGTGGACGAGGGACCGTTTTGTGCGGAACGATGGTGCCGGAAAACATTGCATCGTCCGATTACATAGATCGATTTGATCGAATTATATATATGAATTTGCATTGTGACGATGTTACTCGTGAGACGCGTTTAAGAGCCCGTGGGTGGGACGAGAACCTGGTTGAAGATCACAAAAACTTTGCCAACTGGTTACTCCAGAATTCGGAAACTGCGTTTGACCCGCCAATGCAAACAATTGATACAACAGAGCTTACAGCAGTGGGAGTATCTGAACAAATTAAAGAATGGGTTTTAAAGAACTGGTGCGAGGAATGA
- a CDS encoding class I SAM-dependent methyltransferase — protein MNKYSVYETNSFYWDTKGNDFLRAIVLPHYGAFISEEKHQLFGDVSGLKMLEVGCGNGQSLQYHGDRKAGELWGMDISQKQIEKTQQHLRTYGIPATLICSPMEEECGIPTNYFDAVYSIYAIGWTTDLQGTFNRIASYLKKNGIFIFSWSHPIHRCVVEENDRFVLNKPYSDESWYAISPDFCQGELTLADRQLSTYVNALAKAGFVIEQMIEESDEDIMQLHNNSDSLLKRAKMLPVSFVIKARKR, from the coding sequence ATGAACAAGTACAGTGTTTATGAAACAAACAGTTTTTATTGGGATACAAAAGGGAATGACTTTTTGAGAGCAATCGTGCTTCCGCATTATGGAGCATTTATCTCAGAAGAAAAACACCAACTTTTTGGGGATGTCTCAGGATTAAAGATGTTAGAGGTGGGCTGTGGAAATGGTCAATCCTTGCAGTATCATGGGGATCGCAAAGCAGGTGAACTGTGGGGTATGGATATATCCCAGAAACAGATAGAAAAGACACAACAACACTTGAGGACATACGGAATTCCTGCAACATTGATATGTTCACCCATGGAAGAGGAATGTGGTATTCCTACTAATTATTTTGACGCTGTGTATTCGATTTATGCCATAGGTTGGACAACCGATCTTCAAGGTACTTTCAACCGAATCGCTTCTTATTTAAAGAAAAATGGTATTTTTATTTTCAGTTGGTCTCATCCAATTCATAGATGTGTCGTTGAAGAAAATGATAGATTTGTCCTCAATAAGCCATATTCTGATGAATCGTGGTATGCGATATCTCCTGATTTTTGTCAGGGTGAATTAACCTTGGCTGATCGTCAACTATCAACCTATGTCAATGCGTTAGCGAAAGCGGGATTTGTCATTGAACAAATGATAGAAGAATCCGATGAGGATATCATGCAATTACATAATAATAGCGATAGTCTCCTTAAAAGAGCAAAGATGTTACCTGTATCCTTTGTCATTAAAGCAAGAAAACGGTGA
- a CDS encoding NUDIX domain-containing protein, translating into MSPPKHILSAAAIVINDKNELLLIRGPRRGWEMPGGQVEEGESLSQAAVRETKEESGIHIEIIKFCGIFQNIENSICNTLFLAKPIGGELTTSSESLESGFFPIEEAILKVEWKNFRERIEYCLKPEMQPFCIEFSDKNNI; encoded by the coding sequence ATGAGCCCTCCAAAACATATTTTATCTGCCGCTGCTATCGTGATAAACGACAAAAATGAATTATTACTTATTAGAGGACCACGAAGAGGATGGGAAATGCCAGGTGGTCAAGTAGAAGAAGGAGAATCCCTAAGTCAAGCTGCGGTCAGAGAAACGAAAGAGGAGTCCGGAATCCACATTGAAATCATCAAATTCTGTGGAATATTTCAAAATATCGAAAATTCAATATGTAACACATTATTTCTAGCCAAACCAATAGGAGGAGAATTAACGACATCATCGGAGAGTTTAGAGTCTGGTTTTTTTCCAATCGAAGAAGCCATTTTAAAAGTCGAATGGAAAAACTTCAGAGAAAGAATAGAGTATTGTTTAAAACCTGAGATGCAACCTTTTTGCATAGAGTTCAGCGATAAGAATAATATTTAA
- a CDS encoding SMI1/KNR4 family protein, with the protein MESSEIFNIVELTLEGLKKRLDSNNTLLIQGSTGYSEPASFTFYPGSSNQEIDSLFEELNLVIPWDYKAFLLNHNGADLFVHPFYGGGIQLYSLNMIRQVYIDYDYVSMIPQGWIPIGSDNGDMLFINTNECIDRFSSYLYWTEMLFVDSAIKVNMNFERWFERLIICNGAHFWNWNSENSERYYRHLQGHIENVNNYDGKNYTLVLSKKD; encoded by the coding sequence ATGGAATCTTCGGAAATCTTCAATATAGTTGAGTTAACTCTAGAGGGTTTGAAGAAAAGATTAGATAGTAATAATACATTATTAATACAAGGTTCAACTGGTTATAGTGAGCCTGCAAGCTTTACGTTTTATCCGGGTTCATCAAATCAGGAGATCGATTCTTTATTTGAAGAGTTAAATTTAGTTATACCTTGGGACTATAAAGCTTTTTTACTAAATCATAATGGAGCAGATCTATTCGTGCATCCCTTTTATGGAGGGGGGATCCAATTGTATAGCTTAAACATGATTCGACAGGTGTACATTGATTATGATTATGTTAGCATGATACCGCAGGGTTGGATTCCAATAGGTTCGGATAATGGAGATATGCTTTTTATAAATACGAATGAATGCATTGACAGATTTTCTAGCTATTTGTATTGGACTGAAATGTTGTTCGTTGATAGCGCAATTAAGGTAAATATGAATTTTGAGAGATGGTTTGAAAGACTGATTATATGTAATGGCGCGCATTTCTGGAATTGGAATAGTGAAAATTCTGAACGTTATTATAGGCATTTACAAGGACACATTGAAAATGTGAATAACTATGATGGCAAGAACTATACGCTCGTTTTGTCAAAGAAGGATTAA